A window of Gallaecimonas kandeliae genomic DNA:
ATCGAGACCCAGTACCGGGCCCTGGCCCAGCGCATGCCGGGGGCCAACATCCAGCTGCTGCCGGTGTCCGCCCTCAAGGGCGACAACCTGGCCCAGCATTCTGCCAAGATGCCCTGGTACCAGGGGCCGACCCTGCTTGCCGCCTTGGAGGAGGCCGAAGTGAGCCGCCCTGAAGCGGTCGGCACCCGGCTGCCGGTGCAGCTGGTGATCCGCCCCAACCAGGATCTGCGTGCCTTCGCCGGTACCCTCTTTGCCGGCAACATCACCCAGGGCGAGCACCTCTACCACTGGCCGTCCGGCAAGGAGGCCGTGGTCCAGCAGCTGTGGAGGAGCGGCGCCGCCGTGGACAAGGTCCAGGCCGGTGAGGCCGTCTCGGTGCAGCTGGACCGCGAGCTGGACATCAGCCGTGGCGACTGGCTGACCAATGGCCCCGTGACCAATAGCCGCCAGTGGAAAGGCTGGCTGGTGTGGCTGGACGATGCCGCCCACCAGCTGGGCAAGCGCTACAGAATCAAGGCGGCCAGCCGCTGGACCTGGGGCACTGTGGCCGAGGTTTCTGGCCAGCTCAACGTGGATGACCTTTCCATCAGTGGCGAGACGGCCCTGGACACCAACGCCATAGGCCAGGTGACGCTGCAGCTGGAGGAAGCCCAGGCCCTGGACCACTACAGCAACAGCCGCCACACCGGCAGCCTGTTGCTGGTGGACCCTGACACCCAGCAGACGGTGGCGGCTTTCATGGCCGAGGAAGCGGTCGAGGAGAGCGCTGCCAACAGGCCGGCCGTCAGCGCCGTAGAGAAGGAGCTGAACGCCTATATCCGCCGCCACTACCCCCATTGGCAGGCCCTGGACCTGAGCGACTGGTGATGACGAGCAACCTGACCTGGCACCACCACGCCGTGGATGCCCAAAGCCGCGCCAAGGCCCTCAAGCAGAAGCCGCTGGTGCTCTGGTTCACCGGCCTGTCCGGGGCCGGTAAGTCGACCCTGGCCAACGGCGTCGAGCAGGCCCTGGCGGAGCTGGGTAAGCACGCCTTTTTGCTGGACGGCGACAATGTCCGCCATGGCCTCTGCAAGGATCTCGGTTTCAGCGACGGCGATCGCACCGAGAACCTGCGCCGGGTCGGCGAGGTGGCGGCCCTGATGCTGGACGCCGGCCTCATCGTGCTGGCGGCCTTCGTTTCCCCCTTCAAGGCGGACCGCCAGTTGCTGCGGGACCGTCTTGGGGAGCGCTTTTTCGAGATCCATGTGGACGCGGATCTCTCCACCTGCGAGGCCCGGGATCCCAAGGGCCTCTACGCCAAGGCCCGTCGCGGCGAGATCAAGCGGATGACAGGGCTGGACTCCCCCTTCGAGGTGCCAGAGAATCCCGATCTGGTGATCAACACCCAGCAACTGTCGCCGGACGAGGCGGTGGCCAGGGTACTGATCTGGCTGGTGGACAAGGTGGGACTGGATGCAGCAACTGATTGAGGCGGTCAAGGCCGCAGGCCTTAAGGCCCTGAGTTACCAAGGAAAGGTAAGAAGCGAAGACAAGGCGGACGGCTCTCCTGTCACCCTGGCCGACCGCGCCGCCCACCAGATCCTGATGGCGGCCCTGGAGGCGCGGGACTACCCTGTGCTCTCCGAGGAAGGGGCCCATACCCCCTGGGCGGTGCGCCGGCACTGGGGCCGCTACTGGCTGGTGGATCCCCTGGACGGCACCAAGGAATTCCTGGCCGGCCGGGACGAGTTCACCGTCAATGTCGCCCTGATCGACAAGGGCAGGCCCGTGCTGGGGCTGGTCTATGTGCCGGCCACGGATCACCTCTACGTGGGCGAGCAAGGCAAGGGGGCTTACGTGGAAGTGGCGGGGCAGCGCCGCGCCATAGCGGTGCGCGAGGCGACGCCGCCCGTGGTGCTGGCCTCCCGCTCCCACCCTGTCCCTGAGCTGGTGCCCTGGCTGGCGGCGCTTGGCGAGCACCAGTTGGCCAACCGCGGCTCCAGCCTCAAGTTCTGCGCCATAGCCGAAGGCCAGGCCCAGCTTTATCCCCGCTTCAACCCCACCATGATGTGGGACACGGCGGCGGGCCAGGCGGTGCTGGAAGCGGCCGGTGGCCAGGTGCTGACCCTGGATGGCGAGCCTTTGAGCTACCACAGGGAAGCGCTGCGCAACCCGGCCTTTATCGCCAGCGCCGGGGCCCTGCCATTGCCCTGACGGCAACAAAAAGCCCGGCCGAGCGCCGGGCTTTTTTTTGGTAAAGAACGCCTTATTGCCAGCTCAGGCTCAGCTCCCCTTCGGCCAGCTTTTTCAGTTCGGTCTCGAATTTGTTGTCCGGCTCGGTGGCCACCAGCCGGGCCAGTTCGTCGCCGATGGCGCTGAAGCGGCTGGATGGGTGGCAGGCGTGAGTCGCACCGCCGCCGGGGACCTTTATTGCCAGCTCAGGCTCAGCTCCCCTTCGGCCAGCTTAGTGAGTTCGGTCTCGAATTTGTTGTCCGGCTCGGTGGCCACCAGCCGGGCCAGTTCGTCGCCGATGGCGCTGAAGCGGCTGGATGGGTGGCAGGCGTGAGTCGCACCGCCGCCGGGGACCTTTATTGCCAGCTTAGGCTCAGCTCCCCTTCGGCCAGCTTAGTGAGTTCGGTCTCGAATTTGTTGTCCGGCTCGGTGGCCACCAGCCGGGCCAGTTCGTCGCCGATGGCGCTGAAGCGGTAATAGGTGAGGTGCACCCGCCGCCGGGTGCCGGCCAAAAGGCCTCTGTGGCCGCCCATGCTGAAATGGACAGGGTGCTGGCGCAGGTCGGCGCTGACCAGCTCTGAGCTTTGCAGCAGGCCCACCTCCATCAGGCTGGCCAGGGCCGAGTAGGGCAGGCCGAACTGGCCCAGGGGCAGCAGGCGGGTCTGGCTGCCCCCCAGGGTGTGGCGTCGGTAGAGCCCTATCACCAGCCGGTATTCGCTGCCCACCTGCATGGCCATGTTCACCGCCTTGGCGAAGAGCATGGTTTCCTTCACCGACAGCTTTTCCAGGGTCTCCAGGGCCCGGCGCGAAAAGCTGCCCGGCTGTTCCAGTTCCTTGAGCAGAATGTTGGCCCAGAGGCCCTGCATGCGGTTGTTGCCGATGTTCTCAGAGAGGCGGCTGAAGTGATAGAACCAGTCGCCGTCCAGCTCATCCACCGCCGTGCTGTTATCGGACTGCAACAGGGCGCGCCTCAAGATGGCTTCCAGGTTCTTCTGGCGGCGGGTCACCCCTATGGCGGCGCGGCGGCGGGCCCTGTCCAGGGCGTCGCCTTTCTCCTCGCTGTAGAGGGATCCTTCCAGGCCCTGTTGCTGGGCCAACTGGCGCAGCCTGTCCTGGGGGCTGTAGCCGAGGCGTTCCAGGGGTTGGGTCTTGTCCATGTCCGTACTGCCTAGATAGAAGTTGGCACCAGCCTAGCCCAAATCCCTGTGACTGTCGCCGGCGTAGTAACCATACTAGGTAAGGGAGGTGCCTTGGCATGAGGTGGATGTTGCTGTTGTTGCTGCTGTGGGGCTCGCCGGCCAACGCCGACTGGCTGGCCCAGCAGCGCCAGGCCCTGACCCAGGCCGCCCAGCAGATGGAGATGCTGGCGCAGATGGGGCGCTGGCCGCAGCTCGACAGCGACACGTTGCGCCCGGGCGACAAGGCCCCGGCCGTGGCCGAGCTGCGGGAGATGCTGTGGCTGACCGGCGATCTCCCCGAACAAGGCCGGAGCGATGTCTTAGACCCTGCCCTGGTGGCGGCGGTGAAGCGCTTCCAGCAGCGCCTCGGCCTGGATGCCGACGGCGTGGTGGGCAAGGCCACCCGCGCCGCCCTCAACGTCAAACCTGCCCAGCGGCTCCAGCAGATCCAGGCCACCCTGGCGCGGATGGCCGACTTCAGCCCGGCCCCCGAGCAACTGGTGGTCAATATCCCCGCCTTCACCCTGACCTGGTTCGACGGCGACCAGGTACGGCTCAGCTCCAAGATAGTGGTGGGCAGGCCATCGAGGCCCACGCCCCAGTTCGAGAGCGAGCTGGTGGCCGTGGAGCTCAACCCTTACTGGAACGTGCCCTACAGCATCTTTCGCAAGGACTACCTGCCCAAGGTCAGGCGCCTGGGGGTGGAAGAGCTGCTGCGCCACCATATCGACATAGTGGAAGGCTACGGCAGCCAGACCCAGGTGATCCCCATGCCGGAGCAGCTGCCGTCCCCCTGGCCACCGACCTGGCGGTTGCGCCAGCGCGCCGGTGTATACAACGCCCTCGGCCGTATCAAGTTCATCTTGCCCAACAACCATGCCGTCTACCTGCACGACACCAACCAGCCGGAGCTCTTCCACAGGGCGAGAAGGGCTTACAGCTCGGGCTGCGTGCGGGTACAGATGGCCTACAACCTGGCCGACCAGTTGCTGATGGGTCACCCGGACTGGCAGCAACAGGTGGAAAGCGGCGAGCGCCAGAAGATCTTCCTCGACAAACCCCTGCCCATAGCCCTGGTGTACTGGACCGCCTGGGTGGACGACCAGGGCCAGCTGCAGCTGCGGGACGACCTCTACGGCCTGGATCTGGGGCCAGGTTCACAATTTGCGCTGCATAAGGATTGAACATTTTTTGCGCAGCCTGTAGTTTGGTGACCGTTTGACGACAAATACCCGAAACACCCAGCCGTAGGAGGTGAAATGCAGGGGAAAGTGCTCTCTCGTCGCCATTTTCTGTTTGGTGTCGGCGCCCTGGCAGCCGCCAGCGTCATTCCCGGTAAGGCCATGGCCAGCGTAGGCCACAAGCGGGCCCTGAGCCTGGTCAACCTCCATACCGGCGACCAGGCCGACGGCATTTACTGGCAAAACGGCCTTTACCAGCAGGATACGCTGCAAAGCTTCAACCAGGTTCTCAAAGACCACCGCAGCGGCGATGTCACCCACATGGATCCGGTGCTCTTCGATCAGCTGACCCACCTCACCGGCAAACTGGGTTTCGAGGGCACCATCCAGGTCATCTCCGGCTACCGTTCCCCCGCGTCCAACGCCGCCATGAAGAAGGCCGGCCACCATGTGGCGACCCATTCCTTCCACACCATGGGCCGGGCCATCGACATCCGCCTGCCCGGCATCAAGCTGGCCGACGCCCACAGGGCGGCCCTGTCCATGAAGGCCGGCGGCGTGGGCTACTATCCCCACGACAACTTCATCCATATCGACACCGGGCCGGTAAGGCGCTGGAACGGTTGAACGAAAAAGGCGCCCTGAGGCGCCTTTTTTGATTCGGTCATTCTTACTTTCAGGCGCTGGCCAGCAGCTGCTTTACCAGGGTCATCACCTGCTTGACCTCGTCGCTGCTCAGCTTGCCGTCTTTGGCGAAGCGGACCTTGCCGCTGGGGTCGACCA
This region includes:
- a CDS encoding sulfate adenylyltransferase subunit 1, which codes for MQQTLKLLTCGSVDDGKSTLIGRFLFETGQLYADQLKALGEPDENGELPFANLLDGLEAERSQGITIDVAWRFAEAGRRHLIIADTPGHEQYTRNMVTGASHCDLAIILVDARKGIIRQTRRHSFLCHLLGIRQFVVAVNKMDAVGYDEAVFRDIETQYRALAQRMPGANIQLLPVSALKGDNLAQHSAKMPWYQGPTLLAALEEAEVSRPEAVGTRLPVQLVIRPNQDLRAFAGTLFAGNITQGEHLYHWPSGKEAVVQQLWRSGAAVDKVQAGEAVSVQLDRELDISRGDWLTNGPVTNSRQWKGWLVWLDDAAHQLGKRYRIKAASRWTWGTVAEVSGQLNVDDLSISGETALDTNAIGQVTLQLEEAQALDHYSNSRHTGSLLLVDPDTQQTVAAFMAEEAVEESAANRPAVSAVEKELNAYIRRHYPHWQALDLSDW
- the cysC gene encoding adenylyl-sulfate kinase; amino-acid sequence: MTSNLTWHHHAVDAQSRAKALKQKPLVLWFTGLSGAGKSTLANGVEQALAELGKHAFLLDGDNVRHGLCKDLGFSDGDRTENLRRVGEVAALMLDAGLIVLAAFVSPFKADRQLLRDRLGERFFEIHVDADLSTCEARDPKGLYAKARRGEIKRMTGLDSPFEVPENPDLVINTQQLSPDEAVARVLIWLVDKVGLDAATD
- the cysQ gene encoding 3'(2'),5'-bisphosphate nucleotidase CysQ; protein product: MQQLIEAVKAAGLKALSYQGKVRSEDKADGSPVTLADRAAHQILMAALEARDYPVLSEEGAHTPWAVRRHWGRYWLVDPLDGTKEFLAGRDEFTVNVALIDKGRPVLGLVYVPATDHLYVGEQGKGAYVEVAGQRRAIAVREATPPVVLASRSHPVPELVPWLAALGEHQLANRGSSLKFCAIAEGQAQLYPRFNPTMMWDTAAGQAVLEAAGGQVLTLDGEPLSYHREALRNPAFIASAGALPLP
- a CDS encoding TIGR03899 family protein, which produces MDKTQPLERLGYSPQDRLRQLAQQQGLEGSLYSEEKGDALDRARRRAAIGVTRRQKNLEAILRRALLQSDNSTAVDELDGDWFYHFSRLSENIGNNRMQGLWANILLKELEQPGSFSRRALETLEKLSVKETMLFAKAVNMAMQVGSEYRLVIGLYRRHTLGGSQTRLLPLGQFGLPYSALASLMEVGLLQSSELVSADLRQHPVHFSMGGHRGLLAGTRRRVHLTYYRFSAIGDELARLVATEPDNKFETELTKLAEGELSLSWQ
- a CDS encoding L,D-transpeptidase family protein, coding for MRWMLLLLLLWGSPANADWLAQQRQALTQAAQQMEMLAQMGRWPQLDSDTLRPGDKAPAVAELREMLWLTGDLPEQGRSDVLDPALVAAVKRFQQRLGLDADGVVGKATRAALNVKPAQRLQQIQATLARMADFSPAPEQLVVNIPAFTLTWFDGDQVRLSSKIVVGRPSRPTPQFESELVAVELNPYWNVPYSIFRKDYLPKVRRLGVEELLRHHIDIVEGYGSQTQVIPMPEQLPSPWPPTWRLRQRAGVYNALGRIKFILPNNHAVYLHDTNQPELFHRARRAYSSGCVRVQMAYNLADQLLMGHPDWQQQVESGERQKIFLDKPLPIALVYWTAWVDDQGQLQLRDDLYGLDLGPGSQFALHKD
- a CDS encoding YcbK family protein, which gives rise to MQGKVLSRRHFLFGVGALAAASVIPGKAMASVGHKRALSLVNLHTGDQADGIYWQNGLYQQDTLQSFNQVLKDHRSGDVTHMDPVLFDQLTHLTGKLGFEGTIQVISGYRSPASNAAMKKAGHHVATHSFHTMGRAIDIRLPGIKLADAHRAALSMKAGGVGYYPHDNFIHIDTGPVRRWNG